ATTTGCAACCAGATGCACGTCTGTTACCGTTTCACAACTCTtagttttcatttcttaaatTGTGCTAAGAGGATACATGCTAcatttgcaaaagtattcacgccTCTTGAACTTTCAGTCTCTTTTATCCCATTGCAAACACAGACATTGGTGTATTTGATCAAATCCTGTTATAAAGTGGTGAAAatagtgaaaggaaaataaagtgtgcttttaaaacatctgtacaaataaaaaaattggaatggcctagttaaagttcaGCCCCATATTCAACTGATACGCCCgaatttttagctttttatttgttcacaaTTGTAGATTATTTTGTCATCATCTGTCACATACTTTTCAATTataatacattgaagtttgagtTATTAACATCTGGTAATGTGAAAAAGATTAAAGGGTGTGAACACTTTAGCAAGGGATTGTAGGATCACAGTTTTCATGAACTACTGTAATTGCTATGTCTAAGAAAGGGGATCGACAGAACAGGTTTTGAACTGCTGAAGCAATATTAAAAGCTATCGCCTCACACAGAGAAATACAAATAGATCtgtatgaaaacatatttttcttcaagGCTTAAAGCTATGGATATGAAAGACTCCGCTTTATACGGAGCCCAGACATTGATTTAAAGCTTGAGCTTCGCAGAAATATCCTTTCATGTTCAGTCAGTGACATCCCATCACTGTTATTTCACAGATACCCGAACGTCAACATCACAAACTTCACCAATAGCTGGAAAGACGGAATGGCCTTCAACGCCCTCATACACAAACACCGGTGAGGAAAGATGAATAATGAAACTGCTCTCACCAGCTTACACATCTGAAAACACAGCCCAAACCTGCCTGCTCTGTGTCTCCCctagtttttctctttcatctCTCCCCCTGTGTTGtcttttttgctctttcatCTCTCTGTTAGGCCTGATCTGGTGGACTATACCAAACTGAAGAGGTCCAATCCCACCCACAACCTCCAGAACGCCTTTAATGTGGCAGAACAGAAGCTTGGCGTGACCAAACTGTTAGACCCAGAAGGCGAGTGACTGATGATAATTGTGAAGACCTCCATGTAGAACTGAATGTCTATCAGGATAAATCTTGGTGGCTAAACAAACACCTCAGGAGAGGTGATGTGCTCGCTGTGGTGATTAACTCGCTTGGCATTTTGCTTGGCAGACGTTTTCACAGAGAACCCAGATGAAAAATCCATCATCACGTACGTTGTGGCGTTTTACCACTACTTCTCTAAGATGAAGCAGCTCGCCGTCGAGGGAAAGAGAGTTGGAAAGGTGAGATAGAAACACGGCACTCATTAGTCTGTCAAGCCGGCAGTCTTGTTTATATATTTGCCTTCCATATTAAGGTTCTGGATCAAGCTATAGAGACAGAGAGGATGATCGATAAGTACGAGACGCTGGCTTCAGACTTGCTGACGTGGATCGAGCAGACCATCGTCGTGCTAAACAACAGGAAGCTTGCCAATTCTCTGACGGgagtccagcagcagcttcaggccTTCAACACGTACCGGACTGTCGAGAAACCGCCCAAGTGAGTCAAAAACCCTTCTTGAAATCAGTCGCTCTACTTTTgcatctctttttgttttgatatgtgCTGGTCTCTGTGAACCACCTTGTGgttgaaatgtgtttaatttttctcaGGTTCCAGGAGAAAGGGAATCTGGAGGTGCTGCTCTTCACCATTCAGAGTCGCATGAGGGCCAACAACCAGAGGGTCTACACGCCGAAAGAGGGAGCCTTGGTGTCAGACATCAACAGGGTGAGAGGTTCTCCTGGGAAAAACCAGAGGTCTGCTCCACACAGATCTCTCAATGAAAGTTTCACTGTgtttggaagtaaaaaaaaaatacaggggCTAATAAAAGAACTGTTTTCactgtgataaaatattttgaataatgcATTGATGCTCTACCAATATTCTATTGTTCACCAGGCATAAAATACTGACTATGACATGTGACCTTTAGAGTGCtttgcaaacatattttgtagcttttgaacattttcacaggTTGTCATATTTCAACCTCAACAATTTACTCTTTCGTAAAAAGGATTTTACATAACACAGAGACAAGTTCttacataattgtgaagtagatgtaaaaatgacacatggtctcaatttttttttttttttacaaattaaaaccaGGGACTCCAGAAAGGGTTTAGTGAAGTGGTCAAAATGGGGAGCctctttaaatctaaatgtggGATCCCAGAGTCAAAATCcaactttatttcaaaactttaattatGCTGTTTTAAGTCTTAAAAGCATTAAAGCATTTGAATCTGACAAAGAAAAAGTGACATTggtataaatacaaaaaattgacaaaattaaGTAAAACCCTAAAAATGTAGATAATTATTGACAAGTTTTCCCCTTTCTCAGAAGTATTTTCTGCTAAATGTTATTTCCTATATCTGACTAAAGAGGTTGGGCCTGTCAAGTTCATCAGGGCAACCATAACTTGATTTTGAGTCATCCTATGCAGCACCACTTATAAAACAACAAGAGTGTGGTACACATTTGTACTCaggctgccaccaccatgcttgataATAAGGATGATGAGCACATAACATTCCTGTAAAACACATTCAGGTTTCTAGTCATAATAATGTTTATGGGGTATGGATACGTTTCCATGGTGTACATCAAAATACACAGATCTGTCTCAGCACACATCCATTCTGTTGAGTAGGGTATAAGTGTAATTAGCACACATCCATTCTACATTGTCAGGATATTCTTTAAACATCAGAGTTTCTCATCCAGGATGAGATCAAGCAGAAGGGAGCATCTAAATTTTTTAAACACCTCACACATCCCAGTGCTGTCGATGCTAAAACGACGAGGCTCGCAAACACTACAAAGACTCAGGATGCTTCTCATCATCCCCATCGCAGGCCTGGGAGCGTCTGGAAAGGGCGGAGCACGAGCGGGAACTGGTCCTGAGGGACGAGCTGATCCGGCAGGAGAAGCTGGAACAGATGGCGCGAAGATTCGACAGGAAGGCGGCCATGAGGGAAACGTGGCTCCTGGAGAACCAAAGGCTAGTGGCTCAGGTCAGTCGACTCCTGTAAACCGAGAGCTGGTTTtaagtgtgtttctgttttatttaagcttCAAAAACAGGTTGAGGTTAAAACATATAGAGATATGAAAAAATAGCTGATCCCTGTGAAAATTCATTATTAGGTTATGTCAAAGCCTGTTGAACTGAGCCACACATAAAACGTAAACACAACTCAACATTGACTCTGCACACGCTCCTCAGGATAACTTTGGTTACGACCTGCCAGCCGTGGAAGCAGCTAAGAAGAAGCACGACGCCATCGAGACAGACATCACCGCATACGAGGAGCGCGTTCAGGCGCTGGTGAACATCTCCAAGGAGCTGGAGTCTGAGCGATACCACGACGCCAAGCGGATCGACGTGCGAAAAGACAACATCCTGCGACTGTGGGACTACTTGCAAGAGCTGCTGAGGTCCCGCAGAGGGCGTCTGGATATGAACCTCACCCTGCAGAGGATCTTCCAGGAGATGCTCTACATCATCAGCTGGATGGATGAAATGAAGGTAAAAATCATGTGTACTGACTTGAAAGAAACATTAACATTTCATGATGAAACCTAATTCAAAAGCCTCTCCTCAGGCACGACTGCTCTCTCCTGACTTTGGGAAACACTTGTTAGAGGTGGAGGACTTGCTTCAAAAACACGCTCTGCTAGAGAACGACATCGCCCTGCAGGCAGAGAGGGTGCAGAGTGCCAGTGCTGCTGCTCTGAAGTTTGCAAACGGAGATAGTAAGTGGAACACACTCATTGCTCCTCTgggaaacttaaaaaaaccaaaataaacattaaacgTGATGCATTGATTAGAAATTTCAAATGAAGCAGAATATATTGCAGATGTGAATGTTGTGTTAGGGTAGAGTTAGGGTTAATCTTGTTCTCAGGTCTTCTAATTATTCTactattaataaatatataaccatagtttaaatattttatatcaaatatattttaacaatctATTTAGTTTGCAGTGGGATGTAATCCTTAGGTAAAGAGACAAACCTCcaagaagataaaaaatacGAACTAACAACATGTCCTAATAGCTATTAACAACTTATATTGTTGacattctttctctttccaggCTATAAGCCATGTGATCCTCAAGTGATTCGAGACAGGGTGCAGCACCTCAACCTTTGCTACCAGGAGCTTTGCACCCTGGCCGCACAGAGGAGAGCTCGGCTGGAGCAGTCCCGCCGCTTCTGGAACTTCCTGTGGGAGGTGGCGGAGCTGGAGAGCTGGATTAGAGAGAAAGAGcagcttttcttctctctggATTACGGCAAGGACCTGACGAGCGTGCTGGTTCTCCAGAGCAAGCACAGCGCCTTCGAAGACGAGCTCAGAGCTCGCCGCAGCAACCTGCAGCAGGTCTTGGCTGAAGGGGATAAGATGATCCAGGCCAACCACTTTGGCTCTCCAAAGATCCAGGAGTGCATGGATGACATCAGGAGGCagtggcagcagctggaggaccTGGCTGCATTTCGAAAGCAGAACCTTCGGGACACCCAGACATTCTTCCAGTTCCAGGGTGATGCTGACGAACTTAAAGGCTGGCTGCTGGATGCCAAGAGGCAGATGAGCAGCGACGACGTCGGTCACGATGAGTACACGACTCAGCGACTACTGAAAAACCAGAACAACTTGAGAAATGAAGCCATCAAGAATGGAGCCACCATTGATGCGCTGTCCAAGCAGGCCAGCGCTCTGCCAGAGGAGCTACAAAACACCCCTGACATTCATAGACGTCTAAAAGACATCAAGGACCTTTACATGGAGCTCCTGACCCTGGCTGACCTGAGGCAGAAGAAACTGGATGACACCATGGCTCTGTACACCATCTTCAGTGAGACAgatgcttgtgagctctggatGAGCATGAAGGAGACATGGCTGGTGGATTTAGAGGTTCCTGAGAACCTGGAGGACTTGGAAGTGGTACAGAACAGGTAGACCAGCAAGAAGATGCCATTAGAGATCATTCATCTAAACTGAACTAATTGGCTGGAATTTTCTGCACCACATTGACTACTACTGTTATTCTAACTAACAATTTTCTTATTTGCAGATTAAGCGCTCTAGCTCAAGAAATGGTGAACGTTCAGTCAAGAGTAGATGACGTCAACAAAGCTGCAAAACAGCTTGAGGAGAGCAGACACCCTCGCACCAAAGAGATCAAGGAATGCCAGACAAGACTGAATAAGAGGTACATCCTGGAggggttgccagtccatcacagggaaCACAGAGACCCACTTAAAAATACCATTTTTAAGAAAGATTTTCTGTGAGGGACGATCCTTAGTGTCGCAGTTCATAACTGAGTCGTCTGAGAATCCAATTTCAAACTTGGCATCTTTGCATTTTGTCCCCCTTTATCCCTCTACCCGGTTTTAGTCAAATATAGTCACGTATGGTCACCAGcaccacaaaaaataattaaaaaaaaattactgttttttatAATATTGCCTTACTGGCAGtatgcagcaacaggtggggatTTTACTTGACATCTCATTAATAGTACTTTCAACTACAACTACAGTGATGTTGAGacattaaattcatcattttgtCAGCATACGTTTTATAAGTAATaagtaaacaataatataatcTTTACTCTCAACCCAGTGGAGAGTAAAGATTATCcttagatttttaaatgaataaatttcatcttgtttttctaaataaaattgttcCTTTACTAAATTCCTGTGTTTTAGGTCATTGCTCTCagataagaaaattaaatatccTTAGAATAGcgtatttcatttttcttagcATATAAATGATGAAATTAATCTTAGTGAATTAAgcttttaatgaattatttctttctaGATGGGAAGCATTCAAGGCTATGGTGGAGGACAAGAAAAGGAGAGTTGATTCTGCTGTTAGTCTACACAACTATGGGTTGGAGTGTGACGAGACAGAAACCTGGATCAAAGAAAAGACACGGGTGATTGAGTCCACACAGGATCTGGGCAATGACCTGGCAGCCGTCATGACAATCCAGAGGAAACTGTTTGGCATGGAGAGAGATTTAGCAGCTATTGAGGCCAAGCTCACCTTCCTTAACGAAGAGGCAAACCAGCTGGCCCAGGACCACCCGGAGAACGCAGCAGATATCTTAGCCCGCAGGGCAGAGCTCGACACGGCCTGGGATAGACTTAGAAAGACCCTAAAGGACAGGGAGGACTCTCTAGGTGAGGTCAGTAAGTTACAGACTTTCCTGCAAGACATGGATGACTTCCAGTCCTGGCTATTCAAAACCCAGAAAGCTGTGGCATCTGAGGAGATGCCCACCTCACTGCAGGAGGCCGAAGAATTGCTCAGCCGTCACAACGCTGTGCGAGAAGACATAAACAACCACGAAGAGGACTATCACCGTGTGAGGGACACAGGAGCTCAGGTCACTCAAGGTCAGGAAGATGATCCTCAGTAccagcagctggagcagagGCTAAATGGGCTGGACCGTGGCTGGTATGAGCTCCAGAAGATGTGGGACAGTCGCAGAAATTTCCTGGACCAGGGTTTAGGCTTCCAGCAGTTCTTGAGGGACGGCAAAGCTGTAGAGGCCATCCTAAATAATCAGGTAAACTTCTCCTGATGATATCTTTTGGACTAAGTCAAAAACAGCCTGAAAACCTGGTGTCAGCAATGCTGCAGGAATTCTGCAAGAATGTTGAGTGGAAGAATGCAGCACTATCAGTTCCAACGCTGCACATTTATCATGTAACTCAGTCAGCAGATTATCGGTTTCTGGACAGTCCGTTTTCATGTTCTCAGcgtttttttcttaattccaTGATGTCTATTTTATTGCAGGAGTACACGCTGGCCCACATAGACAAGCCTGACACGTTGGCAGGGGCAGAAAAGGCTTTGAAGAAGCACGAAGACTTCGTCAGCACGATGGAAGCCAACGAAGATAAGATTGATGGGGCCCTGCAGGGCGGACAGCGATTGGTGGACAGTAACAACTTGTACTCTCCCAAAGTCCAGGAGAAAATGGACTCAGTGCAGGACaggttgtgttttgtttttgtttgacttgaGTTTGTGAGATGACAATGTATGATTTAATCTCTACAGCTGGGCTGggcaaataaatttttcaaatgGTCCAACACGAGTAATGTAGTTGAGGCTGAGATCATAGGTTGGACTCACTGTTACTAACTTTACAGATatagaaattaatatttcatatgATAATGTGAATTCAAGCTGTGATGTCTAAAATCAACAATTTGTTCTCCAAAAACAGGGAAATAAGTCAGTTCTGCTGTCCAGTCAGTGAGAAGCTGTGTGATGACTACACACCCTTCCTGTCTTCACTTTATCCTTGTCCAGAATTTCAGATTACACCTTGCATTTGATTAGTTGACATGCTACAGAAAGAGGGGCTTGCCCAGAGTACCAATCAGAGTGCTAATGTAGCCAACGAGAGGAACAAACAGaggtttttgtttactttttcgtcttcaataaaaatgttatttagtaTTTGGATTTGAGTGCAAACACATTCAATAAATCCTTTAAGATGTCGTGAAACCCAACAAGAATTTATGTTATATgtagtttaatttgttttgtggtGTGAAGGTCAGTCACAACCTTTCATTACATGTACCAGGTCAGAATATATCTATTTTTCCAAGTATCTGTCTTGACTTTTAAAACAGCTGTGGCAAGATCTTGACCTTTTCAGGTTGCtatactttaaaaacaataacaaaggATATTCACACATACTGGTTCCCAGAAGTTATAACTTTCAAATTTGTGATTGGAAAGATTTACACATATTGCCTGAAGAAGAAATTTCAGTCTGGGTTTGTCACCAACCGCAAACTCAAAGTCCAGCAGCAGTCTTTCTCTTAAAATGTGGTGGAAAATGCACAAATAGTTACAAGTGCAACATGTTCTTTAGCCTCATTTTGTGAACATGTTGCTAGGGTGCGcgaaaaacaaaatttacagtGCAATTACAATTGGTATTTCTGCTTCATAAATGTTATATACTGATGAATTGTTCTATGAATTAGTGAGACTGAAATGTAAGAGattaacacatttttccaaagttttaattttaggCTGAAAATGTAAGCTTTCTCAGAAATACCCTCTCATTTCCTTTAGAGATttgctttgtgaaaatgttttttttctagcctCTGCATTATTAGCTTTAGAAAGGGCATTGAAGCTATCACCTTCTCTCCCAATACTCAGCTTGATAGACAGGCACCTGCAATAATGGACATTGATCTTTAACAGAGAGAGCTTTTCTTTTCGGCGAAGTGAAGAAAGACATGACTTTTTGTCAGTGGAGAGGGAGATCTGGTGGATTTGTCTATAGTGTGCAGTCCGAATTATGTCACAGAGAGATTTGTTAGGCAGAGGAGAAAAGGCCAACTCTGTCTGAAGCTGTTATTAATGTATGGTATAACTTTGCTTTTGTGTTCGCTCTTCAGGCAAAGCAAGAATAAGAGACGAGCTGCGGAGGTGTCTGAAAAGCTGAGAGATAACCGTGACCTTCAGCACTTTCTGCAAAACACTCAAGATGTGAGTTCAATATAGTCTTTGAAAAAGATCGTATAATATCTTATTCATTAGCTGTGAGTTTGCTTTCTTTGTCCTTACTGTTACTAGGCTATTATTTGGTTGTTATTACTATACTGTTGACGTTACCCTTCCAGTTACATTTGGTCATAATAATTTACAGCTctggagaaaaacaagagatcacttaaaatgatcaatttctctgattttacttcctataggtatatgtttgaggaaaatgaacattgttcttttattctatgaactactgacaacctAACTACAAGATTTCAAGCAaagatttagtatttatttgtagaaaatgagaaatggtcaaaaaaactaaaaagatgcagtgctttcagacctcaaataatccAAAGagaacaagttcatattcatttagaaacaacaatactaatgttttaactcaagaagagttcagaaatcaacatgTGGTGGAATAAACAGGAgattttcaatggggttcagtgcagagGGCTGTATAATAAATATAACTCATCTTCATTACTTAGGACCAGGATTATTTCTTTCAGAAGATGCATTATTAATGCATAATGTTCTTTATTTGTCGCCATGCCTCAGCTGACTGTGTGGATCAATGAAAAGATGCTGACAGCTCAGGATACCTCATATGACGAGGCCAGAAACCTGCACAGCAAGTGGCTCAAACATCAGGCTTTCATGGCGGAGTTGGCCTCCAATAAGGACTGGCTCAATAAAGTAGATCAGGTCAGTAAAGGCCTCGtgttttttaattggtttttaattaaacggttttatttatctacagagacaaataaacttgttttgtttttgcaggaaGGTCAGGAGCTCATGGAATCCAAGCCTGAGTTTGAGCCCGTTGTGAGGGAGCGCCTGGCCCAGCTTCATGAGCTCTGGGACAAACTGGAGTCCACAACTCAGGAGAAGGACCGGCTGTTGTTTGATGCCAATCGCTCAGAACTTTTCGACCAGAGCCTGGCTGATATGAAGAAGTGGCTGGCCGAGCTTCAGCAGCAGTTGCAGAGCGGAGATGAGGATGTAAAAGATCTCACAAATGCCAATATTCTGCTGAAAAAGCACCAGGTGTGTATATtcctcagaatttttttttgctctttttgtgttattagttttttctttttggagttTTGTAGCATGTCCCATTTAAAATCGCACAATCTGGAGAATACTGTTCAGTTTAAGCCTtacttttaatctgtttcttattgtttgcttttaaaaacaaaacaaacaaacaacaatgcCTATTCCTTTtagacaaaatatatttgtccCAAGGGTCAAGCTAAAACACAAATTGTACTAAATAAATTGCCTTTAGTAAAACTGTTTCATGAATTTATACAAGAACATTTATAAGAGCTGTGGGTAAGCTTAGTTTCACGCTTAAAAGGCAGCACTTACTTTTGGTGAATTCACCCTCCACTGCATCTTGATTAGGCTCTTGAAAGgctattcatctttttttttttttcctcccatcaCCGTTTTTCCCATGCCAGACGACGGAGAACCAAGTTCGTGACCGGGCGCGAGAGCTGGACGAGCTCCAGGAGGCTGTCAGGAAGCACGGAGGAGCCAGGGAGGACCAGCCGGAGCTGGAGGCCGAGCAGCAAGCCCTGCAGAGCGACTTCCAGCAGCTCCTCACGCCGCTGTCCCAGCGCCGAGGCAAGCTGGAGGCTGCCAAAGCTGTCCATCAGTTCTACAGAGACCTGGCTGATGAGCTTGTAAGTGCGGATCTCATTTCACAGGGAATGGACGAGTCAAAGCGCCTTGCTCTCACAAAATGATTGATAACGGAGAATTTGAATAATGAGGATACGATCCTAACTTGTCAGGACTTTTAAGTCCCCTCTGAAGGTATCCAGATGCACTGAGGTAGCTTAACGCATCTAAGGAACCtgatcacttaaaaaaaattttaaagaaatgtttggtctttaagatatattttttaaaatctgctctCCTTTTGTTGTTTAGTGCTTCAGCTTATAGCAAAATCAAGGCATCATGTCTGATTTACTTTGTGAAGGAGCAATAAATTCATGTAAAGAAGACAGCTGTGGAgataatgtttttaatatttggtgCACATCAGAGATCTAtgaagcaacttttcagactctgtttctgctttgtgCTCTTATCATCAcaatcttttttcccctttttccttttgtgtctTTCAGCTCTGGATTGAGGAGAGGATGCCCCTGGCAATGTCACAGGAGCACGGCAACAATCTTCAAACTGTGCAGATGCTGTTAAAAAAGAACCAGGTACGAATCTGTCTGTCGGCATTCGTTTTGGTGTAAACTGCTTTGTCCTAGTTTATTTACTCGTTTATCAGTCAATTCTGGAAAACAGCGCccttcaaattttttatttccattcagCGCCTTGCAAAAGGCAAAACCtttctacattttattgtcttacaacaacaaacttaattttatattattttaagttttatgattatttaaaaaatgaagtatAAGTTAAATGTAAgaatttttgaattgaattgaaatacaTTGTATCACAATTTCATGTCAACAAAGCTCAGCAATTTTTATCATCTGAAGAACCACTTTTGCTGCAAAGACAATTTCAACCTTAACAAAAGATTAATTATCAGGTTTCCTAAATAAATACTAGAAATTTCATTTATCCACTCAAcctaaaaaagtaaatttcttactgtcagttttctgtttgtcaatGTTGTaaagcggcggttttcaaagtgtgaggcgcgcctccccgggggggcgccagagcactttaggggaggcgcggtgcgagggaaaaaaaataaaccggaaaagc
This is a stretch of genomic DNA from Gambusia affinis linkage group LG16, SWU_Gaff_1.0, whole genome shotgun sequence. It encodes these proteins:
- the sptb gene encoding spectrin beta chain, erythrocytic isoform X2, with amino-acid sequence MTSTTTSTTDFDNVEITQQYSHINTRFNLSDEELDNDNSSARLFERSRIKALADEREAVQKKTFTKWVNSILSRVGCRISDLYLDLRDGRMLIKLLEVLSGERLPKPTKGRMRIHCLENVDKALQFLKEQRVHLENMGSHDIVDGNHRLILGLIWTIILRFQIQDIIVETGQADQKETHSAKDALLLWCQMKTAGYPNVNITNFTNSWKDGMAFNALIHKHRPDLVDYTKLKRSNPTHNLQNAFNVAEQKLGVTKLLDPEDVFTENPDEKSIITYVVAFYHYFSKMKQLAVEGKRVGKVLDQAIETERMIDKYETLASDLLTWIEQTIVVLNNRKLANSLTGVQQQLQAFNTYRTVEKPPKFQEKGNLEVLLFTIQSRMRANNQRVYTPKEGALVSDINRAWERLERAEHERELVLRDELIRQEKLEQMARRFDRKAAMRETWLLENQRLVAQDNFGYDLPAVEAAKKKHDAIETDITAYEERVQALVNISKELESERYHDAKRIDVRKDNILRLWDYLQELLRSRRGRLDMNLTLQRIFQEMLYIISWMDEMKARLLSPDFGKHLLEVEDLLQKHALLENDIALQAERVQSASAAALKFANGDSYKPCDPQVIRDRVQHLNLCYQELCTLAAQRRARLEQSRRFWNFLWEVAELESWIREKEQLFFSLDYGKDLTSVLVLQSKHSAFEDELRARRSNLQQVLAEGDKMIQANHFGSPKIQECMDDIRRQWQQLEDLAAFRKQNLRDTQTFFQFQGDADELKGWLLDAKRQMSSDDVGHDEYTTQRLLKNQNNLRNEAIKNGATIDALSKQASALPEELQNTPDIHRRLKDIKDLYMELLTLADLRQKKLDDTMALYTIFSETDACELWMSMKETWLVDLEVPENLEDLEVVQNRLSALAQEMVNVQSRVDDVNKAAKQLEESRHPRTKEIKECQTRLNKRWEAFKAMVEDKKRRVDSAVSLHNYGLECDETETWIKEKTRVIESTQDLGNDLAAVMTIQRKLFGMERDLAAIEAKLTFLNEEANQLAQDHPENAADILARRAELDTAWDRLRKTLKDREDSLGEVSKLQTFLQDMDDFQSWLFKTQKAVASEEMPTSLQEAEELLSRHNAVREDINNHEEDYHRVRDTGAQVTQGQEDDPQYQQLEQRLNGLDRGWYELQKMWDSRRNFLDQGLGFQQFLRDGKAVEAILNNQEYTLAHIDKPDTLAGAEKALKKHEDFVSTMEANEDKIDGALQGGQRLVDSNNLYSPKVQEKMDSVQDRQSKNKRRAAEVSEKLRDNRDLQHFLQNTQDLTVWINEKMLTAQDTSYDEARNLHSKWLKHQAFMAELASNKDWLNKVDQEGQELMESKPEFEPVVRERLAQLHELWDKLESTTQEKDRLLFDANRSELFDQSLADMKKWLAELQQQLQSGDEDVKDLTNANILLKKHQTTENQVRDRARELDELQEAVRKHGGAREDQPELEAEQQALQSDFQQLLTPLSQRRGKLEAAKAVHQFYRDLADELLWIEERMPLAMSQEHGNNLQTVQMLLKKNQTLQREIEGHQPRVDEVLERGRRMAAAASAEDRPEAERIGDQMQELEEAWARLQDEMAKRRERLSGSNLAQQYYNDADEAEAWIGEQELYMIADEKAKDEQSAMLMLKRHLILKQAVDDYAASIQKLSDRAQKMLAEDHPGGEEIIRRQGQVDKQYAGLKELAEDRRKKLNHTYHHFLLSREVEDLEHWIAEKDVVASSQEMGQDLDHVTLLRDKFREFARDTGMIGQDRVDMVNQTIDELIETGHSEAATLAEWKDGINESWADLLELIDTRSQLLTASYDLLKYFDDGKELVTQIHEKQKELPEDVGDDFSKAESFHRMHAAFERDITALGKQVQQFQETALRLRAQYAGDKQDAIQAMEREVVEAWKGLLDASDGRRAELVDTAEKFRFFSMVRDLMAWMESIIQQIETQEKPRDVSSVELLQKYHQGIRSEIETRSAKFTDCIDLGKSMLTRKHRDSAEIKEKLVQLMEKRQEMMFKWDDRWDWLRLLLEVCQFARDASVAEAWLIAQEPYVTSRDLGQSVDEVEKLLKRHEAFEKSTATWEERFSALERLTTLELLEVRKQQQEIEQFIKDEQRSDKESRRDDTGFVEESSQLYTIEEQTLSGAMEPSSGQLDGTAGDSTMPMVSEMRESASLELEPSVSVVTPREPERAATMPLETQRSQAVLQEGMLCRKHDVEGSGKKASNRSWNNLYCVLKLGQLSAYKDAKSFGHGVTFHGEDPLPLGNATWEILTNYKKKKNVAKLRLGDGSEYLFQCKDEEELQLWSQAMEKAVQTLAAEEAPGPSGSKTHSLPTAPSSSAALPEPGSAKKDKEKKFSRFAKKK